CGGATAAAACTTGAACTCACATTGAGCAGGGTTCGCATAAGATCTAAGAATTATGGTTGTCGGGTTCGGATTCAATTAAAATAGCTATCACAATGATTTTAAATTACTTATAGAACATAACATCAGGCTAAGCCTCTTCGTCCGCGAATACCTAACATCGCAGCCACCCGAATTTCAGGCCTCATGTATGACTGATAATAAGTCCAATTGGCCTGCGCCATCGCATCCGCCAAAGCTGTATCACTCAACAAGCGCTGCGCATGCTGCAACAAAGAATCAACGGATTGAAAATAAAAACAGTTCTTCGACTCTTCAAATCCTCCGGGAATCGTATGCACGGGTGGTTCTGCTATGATCGGTTTGGAAAAAGCGAGATACTCAGGTAATTTCCAACCATTCGATTGGTGCAGTCCAGCGGAGCTGACTGCGATCGAAGGTTCGCGCAGTAATTTAAAGTAACCCACTTTTTGTGATGCATACGCATCGCACAATAAATCTCGATCACAGTATGATTGCGCAAAGGCAGAGGGTGCAATGCCACCACGAAATGCTTGCGGAAACTGTAACTTCAGCGCGCGCACACAATCGACGCGAAACTCATTGATTACCTGCCACTCGCTGGCTTTTTCTGCCGAGGGCGCCTCTGCGGGGTCCCACAAGCGTGTCTGAAAAAGTATTGTTCGATAACATCCGGGAGTGGGCGCTTGTTCACACTGAGAAAGACGCGGCAGAATAAAGCGATCCCTCAGCACACGATCCATCCCCCCAAAGGCACAAAGATGACGCGGCCAATCAGCGGGTTCAAAATGCAACTGCCGCTTTAATAAATGCCAATCTACCTGATCATCATAAACCAAATAATTGAGGCCGTAGGGTCGCACTTTATCGGAGCTAGCAGCGACAGCTGGGATGAAGCCGCGCTTGTAGTAAACATCGCACCAGTCCAAGCCTCCAAGATGAATCTCATGACTGTCGTGCAAATCAAAATACAACTTACGCCCATCCGCTAATACCACACGACAGTGTGCCATCTGCGCATCGACTAAATGTGCTGCTGCATCCGCATAGGTCGCAGCAGGCGCCGCAATAAAATGCTGTTCGAGTCGAATCTCTCGCTGGTGATGCAGCCGATGCAAGCCTGTCAGCAACTGCTGCAGGTGCGGACGATTGGACCAAAGCTCTACGCGCACACGCATTTTAAAAAAGCCCCTTCAAAGCCGCCAGTAATAGTATAGTTCGCAGATGCCGACGCTTGCCTGGTATCTGTAAAGGCAGTGGACAGGCCCAATAAGAACGCAACAAGAGCTTCAGCGCTGCCCCGTTCATTTGAGACTCAGAGGCCATCCAGGAAGCGCCCATGTATTGCACGGCCAAAGCGCGCCCCTTGGAACCATGCCCGCGTAAGACGCCTCCAGGTGCATAGGCCTTTTCGACAACTCTTAGCACCTCAGGCAAAAAAGTCTCATGATTGCGGCTCAAACTGCCGACTTCGTCACGGTAGCGGCTCACCGGATACTGCAACTTTCCTACCGCGCTGTGAGCTGTGATACGCATCCACAGTTCGTAATCCTCGGGTCCTATAAACTGCGTATCAAAACCTTCACATGTGAGAAAGAGCGTCCTCTTTAACAAAACAGTCGTCGTTGCCACTGGATTGGAAGAGACAAAATCCGCCACCGATAAGAATTGTACAAAACCATCCGCCAGCGACTGCTCCGCTGAAGGCGCGGGCACCGACGCGACTAAATCTGTGGTCTGCCCGCAAAACATGCCGACATCGGGGAACTTCGCCGCTAAGTCTAACTGCAATTGTAAACGCCAAGGCAACCAAGCATCATCCGCATCTAGAAAGGCCAACCACTCGCCTTGCGATTCTCGAACTCCATAATTTCTAGCGGCCGCAGGCCCGGCATTGGCTTGTGAAAACACACGCACCTGTGGGTAACGCTCGCGCACATAATCCGCCGTGCCGTCCACCGAACCATCGTCGACGAGCACAATTTCAAACTCTTGAAAAGTCTGCGATGTTAACGAAGCCAAGGTCTCATCGATTGTCGCCTTCGCGTTGTATGCAGGAATAATGACAGAGACCTTCATACGTCCACCACCTCTCGGTAATACTTCAAGTAAGTCTCGACCACGGCATCGGTCGAGTAACAATCCAGCGCGTGCTGGCGTGCCGCCGCGCCTTTAACTTGGACCCAATCACGATCAACCGTGCCGAATGCGGCGGCTAATGAACCCTCCGCTTCAATATCAAAACACTGCCCACCGGGACCGACCATCCACTCTAAAACCGGGTGCGTATTGGCAATCACAGGCAAGCCCGCAGCCAGCGCTTCCAAGATCGCGATCGGCATCATTTCAAACAGCGAGGCCAGAACAAAACAATCCGCCGTATTTAACAAGGCAGGCATCTCTGCTCGCTTCTGATTCAATAAAATATGGATACGCCCCTGCCCCAGCGATTGACTCATCTCCAGCAAGGCATCTGTTTCACGATCACGCGCGCCTGCTATAATCAAATGCACAGGCGCGGCATCGACAGCGGCATGTTCAAGAAATGACGCAAACTCTTGAATCAAAAAATCGATTCGCTTGTGGAAGACTTTCACCGCCGCCACACAGACAAATACTAGGCTATCCTGCGAAATGCCCAGTTTACTTCTGAGCTCGGCACGTTGTTGCTGGCGTAAGTCATCATCAGCCACTGGAGCGAAGGCATCCACATCGACAAAATTGGGCAAAGCACACCAGCCCGCGGGCGGTGATGACAGCTCTAGGCGTTGCACCGTTTGCTCAAGATGCCAGGGCGCCAAATGCTGCAAGTAATCAAAAGGCTTTAAGAACTGAGCACTCTCCTCGGTGCCATGCGCTAAGATTTCTTTCGCCTGGACCAGCCCCATTCTGCGAAAGCGGCGACACCACAACGCTAGCATGGGATCTTGCACATGTAGGATGGTGTATTTGCCAGCTCGCAGCACAGGCCAGAGCCGCCACCAAAAGGTCCACTGCTCTAATCCGTAAGCACCCGTTATCCCGAATCGCCAAATAAAGCGAGGTAAGCGACGCAGCCATTTTGCATTCGCAGGATCATCGCGTCGTAAACAATCAATCGAGACACAATCAACACCTCCTGCCAGCTGAGGGATCGCATCCCCCCAAGCCCCCAATAAAGTGACATTTACACCACGCGCATGTAAAGCCTGCGCCGTATCAAGCGCCCATGTTTCAATGCCACGTGAGACGTGCCCTAGCCCTGTCGATGCAATTGCAATCCGTTCCATATTATACTAGCTTTGCGTACGCCTCCATTGTTGCAGCGGCCATTTTATCAGCGGTCAAATGCTCCAAGGCATAGCTCTGAGCCTTCTGACCGTCCGCCACCATCTGCGTGGGATTAGAAAGGTAGCACGCGAGGGCATCGGCCAAAGCCTCCACATCGTAGGCTTTAACAACTTTGCCCCCTCCTGAATTCTGAACTAACTCTTTCATACCTCCCACATCACTGACCACAGAGGGACGCGCGGCAAACATTGCTTCGATCAAACTATACCCCAAGGTTTCCGAGTGAATGGAAGGGAGCACATTGATATCAATCGCGGCAGCAAACTCAATCGCATCGGTTCGGTGCCCCAAGAAATAGACCGAATCCTCGATCTCTAAGTCTTTTGCCAATTGTTGCAGCTCTTGATCCAAGCCACCGCTGCCTGCAATCACTAAAGCGACCTCTGGATGTTCTCCGCCTTGCAGCAAACGTGCAAAAGCCTGTAGTAATACGGCATGCCCTTTCATCGGATGTAAGCGTGCGCAGATACCGATCCATACCGCATCAGTCGCCGCGGGTAACAGTTTGGAACGATACTGATCGCGATCGAACTGACTATAATCAGGAGGCGTCATACCGTTATAGATAATTTCCACTTGATCCCGACGTAAACCCACACGCTGGTGCCAGGCATCAAAGGTCGCATGCGAGACACAAATATGCCGATCACCACAAGCAAACGAAAGCCACTCGATACAACGACGAAACCAATGCTGCGCCGGTGCATCTTCGCCAGGTAAATTATGCACCGTGGTAACCACCGTAGAAAAGCCCGCTAAGCGTGCCGCAATCGTTTGAATTTCACAGCCCACCCGATTGACATGAATCAGCCCTTCAGACCGATTCGGAAGCTCTGATAATTGTTTACGCAGTTGCAGTAATTGCCGGGTATAGCCAACAATTAGTTTAAGCGTAGCCAACACGCCACCAGCTGCTGCTTTTTCCTGACGCATCTCAGGGAGCAGCTTCGGCATCGGCATTTCTGCCACTGACTCAAGCTTTGGCTCAATGACAGGGCTCATCACACAGTCATCAACTGGGCGGTAAATACACGCCTGAGCCTGTAACAAAATAAAAAGATAACGATCCACACCTGATTGAATATCAATCGCACTCTGGGGTGGACGTGGCATCAGGTAATAGGGCAAATCTTGCTTATCAATTCCCATACTATGCTAATTCTTCCACTCTGAGCGCTGGTTTCACGAGCTGACAAAACTGCTCAATTATCCGAACCTCATCCTCTAAATTACTATTTGGTGCAGCGGGAAAGCCCTTACATAATTGCTGCGCGACATAGGCGGGATTGCGGCCTAGTGCCGACAGCAAACCTAACATAAAAGCAGAAGGATGGCTTCTTAGTTTGTGCCGATAGAGATTAAACTGCCCAAAATACTCGTTCCAGTCAGTTTGCAACAAGGTCTTTCGCCAATGAGGTAAGGCCTTCCACTCTGCTGGCAAACGATCTTCGACGGTCGATAAAACCGCAGCACCTGCCATAGCTTTAGCAGTCGTATGTTGACTGGATCTACCACGGGAACGCTGCTGCGGATGTATGCGCCACGTCGCGAGTCGCTCGGGAATATACAATGTATCACTTTCAAGCGCTGCGAGACGCGCCCAGAAATTGTCAGCATACGGTCCCAAATCACAGCGAAATAAACCAACCTGCTCGAAAATACTTCGCCTAAAGAGCACGCTGGTAATTGTCGTCCAAGAAGGACCAAAAAAACTATGCACAAGAAACTCCATCAGGCCGGGACGACGGTGCGCACGATCTAAATCAGCTCCATAAAATCGCCCACCAAAGCTACCTGCTTCACGAAGAATCGCACCATTCTCATCAATGTAATCAAAAGCACACGTCGCTATAGATACATCAGTAAAACGATCCAACAGCTCAGACAATCGTTCGATCAATTGTGTATCCGCGGTATCATCAGCCGTCGCGATATAAAGATAGTCACCACGCGCCTGTTCGATACAAAAATTCCAAGCAGGATAGATGCCCTCTTTCGGTATTTGATACAGCCGTACACGTGGATCATTTTTGAATGTTTGAAGATACTCCCAACTTCCATCATCCGAAAAGCTGTCCGCGACAATCAGTTCCCAATCCTCGAAACTTTGACAGATTAGGCTCTCCATACGTGGCGCTAAATAATCGATCCCGTTCAATACGGGCAAACAAATGCTGACCTTAGCTGCTGTCATCATGAACCCTCGCTGAGAAGTTGTTGATACAAATCAATGTAGCGCTTTGCTTGGAGCTCAAGAGTGTATTCATTCAAAGCCACTTCACGACAGTTCGCTCCGTAAACTTCTAACTGACCGCAATCTGACACTGCCTTTGAAATCTGTGCCGACAGCGCCTGCACATCCCCCACAGGAGCGAGAAACCCAGTATGACCTGGACGAATCATGTCTGGTAAGCCCCCAACATCAAAACCGACACAAGGGGTGCCACAGGCCATAGACTCTAACACCGTGTTCGGTAAATTATCTTGCAACGAAGGCACAGCGAACAGGTCAAGCGAGGAATAAAAGAGCGCAAGTTTCTCATCTGAATCTAATCGCCCCAGCGCAATATGCCGCTCGGACGCTTCGATAGCGCTCGTTCCAACAGATACCCGAACTAGGTCCGCATCCTCAATGCCAAGGAGTGCTTGCTGTAAGAGCTGCCCCCCTTTGCGTGGATCTGCTACTGATTCACAAGCAAACCCAACAATCTTCTTATCACGCGGTAATCCGAGCGCGGCTCGAGCTTGATATTTGTCGATTGGTGCAAAAGTCGCAGTATCGATTCCATAAGGTATGCACTTACATAAAAAGCGAGACGTGTGATCGCGCTCCTTAAGTGAGTCATAGAGCCAACGTGAAGGTGCGACAAAGACCAATCGTGATGTGGGCAATGCTGATAGCACCGCACGCTTCCGCTCTAGCGTTTGCTGATCTAGTCGCTTTAATCTAGGGGTAAAATCGTTCTCAGCAGGCGTATAATGCCAAATGCCCTGCAAAACATTCATGTCGTGCAGTGTCCAAACAATTGGTGCACGACTGACCATCCACGGAAGAATCGTCGGCCAATCGATCAACCAGGGAGTCCAATGCAAATGCTGAATATCCACATCTCGCAAAATTTCTTCGAAATGCGCAGGACGGAAATCGCTTCGACACTCACTAAAGAATGTAGAGGTCTTGCGTCCACTTTGAAGGTGCCGCTGCCGTCGCCAATCCCAGCGCGTTCTCAAATAGCGGCTTAATCCACGTCGATACTCATGATAAGGGATTTTAGTTACAGGAGAATCTTCAGCATTCTTGTTTTTCACTAAAAACCTCGAATCCACTCCCTGCATGAGCATTCCTGCATGCAAGCGAAGGGCCGCGCGAGCCGCACCACCAGTATCACTAGAATTTATCTGAACGACTCGCATAATTTACCCGACGACTCCTGTTATAATATCTTACTCCTGTAAGAATTTTAGTTCATTCTATATTTACTGACTCCCCTTCATAATCAGCGGAATCGTTCGTATTAAAATTTGTAAATCCAGGGTAATACAGAAGTTCTTAATATAAAAAAGATCATACTGCAATTTTCGACGCGCATCGGCAACGCTCTCGCCATACTTAAATAAAATCTGCGCCCATCCAGTTAAACCCGGCTTCACCAAATAACGCCATTCATACAATGGTATTTCTTTTTTTAGAATTTCAACAAACTCAGGTCTTTCGGGACGAGGGCCTACTAAGGACATGTCCCCTTTGAGGACATTCCACAGCTGTGGCAATTCGTCCAGTCGAGTCTTACGTAAAACTCCTCCAACACGAGTGACCCGCACATCATCCTTAGTTGCCCATTGTGCACCATTCTTTTCAGCCTCAGTGGTCATCGTGCGAAATTTAAAAATCCTAAATGGTCGCCCTAACAGCCCCACCCGTGTCTGCGAATAGAATGCAGGCCCCGAGCTGTCCAATTTAACTAAAACTATCACCACCAACCATAAGGGGAAAGTGAGCAGTAATGCCAACAAACTCACTCCTATATCAATCAAACGCTTCAAGGAAGTCACAGCTCCCCTTGCGGGCTTAAAAAAATTAGCACCTTGCCAATGCAAGTTACGATACGAAACGGTCACCTCCCGGAAAAACACTTCCAAAAAGGCGCCCTTATTTAAAAAATCAATGTGCTGAAACGGCAGTAACTCCACCAAATCATACATATTCTCGGGAATGGAGCCTTCATAGCACGAAACCACAATTTCGACATTTGCCTCACTCAAACGCTTTGCAAACAAATGAACGTCATCAATCACCTGACAATCCACTCCGTATTCACGACATGGATTCACACAATCCCCCACGTTAGCAACCCGAACGATTTCAAAGTGTGGATCCGAGGAGACACGCTCCACAAACTCTCGCGCCAACTGATTACAACCCAATAAGACTATGCGCAAAGGGTTCCGCGCCAAATACAATTTAGCCAGCATGCGGGTGCAGGAGAGACCAATAAAACTAAGAACAACTACACTGACGACGACATAGCGACCAAATACATGAAGGTGACTAAAGTTAACAATTAACCCAATCGCCACAAATGCAAAAATAGAAGCCTGAATTGAACCAAGTAAAATATCGTATCGAGAAAACAAATGCTGCATTCGATGCGCATACAAGCCGCATAAACGCACGCAAAGAACTAAGACAATCCCGTATCCCACACAGACAACTACACGATTATAAACTTCGTAAACATCTACATATGGCGACAAAACCAAGCCTATAAACATAGCACAAGCGCCTATAAAGAAGTCCAACAATACCCAGCGAACACCATTATGAGATTGCAGTAACACACTTAGACTGAATTTAGACATGATTACTTATTTCCAACAAGGAAACACCCTAAAGTCTATTCATAAAATACTAAATCGACTAAAAGTGGCCTATGATCACTGCCAAGGCTTTCCTCAACTTCAGCACGCATTGATTTCATCTCAGATGTATGCAATACATGATCAATTCGGATGGAATGCCACGAAGTATATTTGGTTGCACCAAACCCATTTCCGCAGATATCGAACGCATTACCATAATTCCCCA
The nucleotide sequence above comes from Coraliomargarita algicola. Encoded proteins:
- a CDS encoding glycosyltransferase, which translates into the protein MRVRVELWSNRPHLQQLLTGLHRLHHQREIRLEQHFIAAPAATYADAAAHLVDAQMAHCRVVLADGRKLYFDLHDSHEIHLGGLDWCDVYYKRGFIPAVAASSDKVRPYGLNYLVYDDQVDWHLLKRQLHFEPADWPRHLCAFGGMDRVLRDRFILPRLSQCEQAPTPGCYRTILFQTRLWDPAEAPSAEKASEWQVINEFRVDCVRALKLQFPQAFRGGIAPSAFAQSYCDRDLLCDAYASQKVGYFKLLREPSIAVSSAGLHQSNGWKLPEYLAFSKPIIAEPPVHTIPGGFEESKNCFYFQSVDSLLQHAQRLLSDTALADAMAQANWTYYQSYMRPEIRVAAMLGIRGRRGLA
- a CDS encoding glycosyltransferase family A protein gives rise to the protein MKVSVIIPAYNAKATIDETLASLTSQTFQEFEIVLVDDGSVDGTADYVRERYPQVRVFSQANAGPAAARNYGVRESQGEWLAFLDADDAWLPWRLQLQLDLAAKFPDVGMFCGQTTDLVASVPAPSAEQSLADGFVQFLSVADFVSSNPVATTTVLLKRTLFLTCEGFDTQFIGPEDYELWMRITAHSAVGKLQYPVSRYRDEVGSLSRNHETFLPEVLRVVEKAYAPGGVLRGHGSKGRALAVQYMGASWMASESQMNGAALKLLLRSYWACPLPLQIPGKRRHLRTILLLAALKGLF
- a CDS encoding glycosyltransferase family 4 protein; protein product: MERIAIASTGLGHVSRGIETWALDTAQALHARGVNVTLLGAWGDAIPQLAGGVDCVSIDCLRRDDPANAKWLRRLPRFIWRFGITGAYGLEQWTFWWRLWPVLRAGKYTILHVQDPMLALWCRRFRRMGLVQAKEILAHGTEESAQFLKPFDYLQHLAPWHLEQTVQRLELSSPPAGWCALPNFVDVDAFAPVADDDLRQQQRAELRSKLGISQDSLVFVCVAAVKVFHKRIDFLIQEFASFLEHAAVDAAPVHLIIAGARDRETDALLEMSQSLGQGRIHILLNQKRAEMPALLNTADCFVLASLFEMMPIAILEALAAGLPVIANTHPVLEWMVGPGGQCFDIEAEGSLAAAFGTVDRDWVQVKGAAARQHALDCYSTDAVVETYLKYYREVVDV
- a CDS encoding glycosyltransferase family 4 protein translates to MGIDKQDLPYYLMPRPPQSAIDIQSGVDRYLFILLQAQACIYRPVDDCVMSPVIEPKLESVAEMPMPKLLPEMRQEKAAAGGVLATLKLIVGYTRQLLQLRKQLSELPNRSEGLIHVNRVGCEIQTIAARLAGFSTVVTTVHNLPGEDAPAQHWFRRCIEWLSFACGDRHICVSHATFDAWHQRVGLRRDQVEIIYNGMTPPDYSQFDRDQYRSKLLPAATDAVWIGICARLHPMKGHAVLLQAFARLLQGGEHPEVALVIAGSGGLDQELQQLAKDLEIEDSVYFLGHRTDAIEFAAAIDINVLPSIHSETLGYSLIEAMFAARPSVVSDVGGMKELVQNSGGGKVVKAYDVEALADALACYLSNPTQMVADGQKAQSYALEHLTADKMAAATMEAYAKLV
- a CDS encoding glycosyltransferase family 2 protein, giving the protein MMTAAKVSICLPVLNGIDYLAPRMESLICQSFEDWELIVADSFSDDGSWEYLQTFKNDPRVRLYQIPKEGIYPAWNFCIEQARGDYLYIATADDTADTQLIERLSELLDRFTDVSIATCAFDYIDENGAILREAGSFGGRFYGADLDRAHRRPGLMEFLVHSFFGPSWTTITSVLFRRSIFEQVGLFRCDLGPYADNFWARLAALESDTLYIPERLATWRIHPQQRSRGRSSQHTTAKAMAGAAVLSTVEDRLPAEWKALPHWRKTLLQTDWNEYFGQFNLYRHKLRSHPSAFMLGLLSALGRNPAYVAQQLCKGFPAAPNSNLEDEVRIIEQFCQLVKPALRVEELA
- a CDS encoding glycosyltransferase, whose product is MKNKNAEDSPVTKIPYHEYRRGLSRYLRTRWDWRRQRHLQSGRKTSTFFSECRSDFRPAHFEEILRDVDIQHLHWTPWLIDWPTILPWMVSRAPIVWTLHDMNVLQGIWHYTPAENDFTPRLKRLDQQTLERKRAVLSALPTSRLVFVAPSRWLYDSLKERDHTSRFLCKCIPYGIDTATFAPIDKYQARAALGLPRDKKIVGFACESVADPRKGGQLLQQALLGIEDADLVRVSVGTSAIEASERHIALGRLDSDEKLALFYSSLDLFAVPSLQDNLPNTVLESMACGTPCVGFDVGGLPDMIRPGHTGFLAPVGDVQALSAQISKAVSDCGQLEVYGANCREVALNEYTLELQAKRYIDLYQQLLSEGS
- a CDS encoding sugar transferase, which codes for MSKFSLSVLLQSHNGVRWVLLDFFIGACAMFIGLVLSPYVDVYEVYNRVVVCVGYGIVLVLCVRLCGLYAHRMQHLFSRYDILLGSIQASIFAFVAIGLIVNFSHLHVFGRYVVVSVVVLSFIGLSCTRMLAKLYLARNPLRIVLLGCNQLAREFVERVSSDPHFEIVRVANVGDCVNPCREYGVDCQVIDDVHLFAKRLSEANVEIVVSCYEGSIPENMYDLVELLPFQHIDFLNKGAFLEVFFREVTVSYRNLHWQGANFFKPARGAVTSLKRLIDIGVSLLALLLTFPLWLVVIVLVKLDSSGPAFYSQTRVGLLGRPFRIFKFRTMTTEAEKNGAQWATKDDVRVTRVGGVLRKTRLDELPQLWNVLKGDMSLVGPRPERPEFVEILKKEIPLYEWRYLVKPGLTGWAQILFKYGESVADARRKLQYDLFYIKNFCITLDLQILIRTIPLIMKGSQ